One genomic segment of Saccharomyces kudriavzevii IFO 1802 strain IFO1802 genome assembly, chromosome: 8 includes these proteins:
- the PFS1 gene encoding Pfs1p (similar to Saccharomyces cerevisiae PFS1 (YHR185C); ancestral locus Anc_5.52) produces the protein MNQNYAQLSIPELKEARASKLNKMNNFRSSPIAEIINKIPLDYGKIHNTTFPECNPVLRRRQHEQWPVHENPMRIADSMSPQISSINCLPNLYPYGSLSLPNPYLSYINHVEKANHQDVKFKNWSILHNHNNGLDIPTHFNPRTTQNMPCSEKVETWLERLPIFVGFDGYLFTNCFDYEYMLDWEETEFTFEKTTCMETDYSRALTDTDIIHIQEKKIETLIRNQYLKEYEFSQKDFEF, from the coding sequence ATGAATCAAAACTACGCACAGCTTTCTATTCCTGAACTGAAGGAGGCAAGGGCTTCAAAATTaaacaaaatgaacaaCTTTCGAAGCTCTCCTATTGCTGAAataatcaataaaataCCGCTTGATTACGGGAAAATACATAATACAACATTTCCTGAGTGCAATCCAGTACTAAGAAGACGACAACATGAACAATGGCCTGTGCACGAAAATCCAATGCGGATCGCTGATAGTATGTCTCCACAGATATCTTCCATTAATTGTTTGCCCAATTTGTATCCGTACGGTTCACTTTCATTACCGAATCCTTATTTATCATATATAAATCATGTTGAAAAAGCTAACCATCAGGACGTGAAATTTAAAAACTGGAGTATTCTACATAATCACAATAATGGATTAGACATTCCAACCCATTTCAATCCACGGACAACTCAAAATATGCCGTGTTCCGAAAAGGTGGAAACTTGGCTCGAGAGATTGCCGATCTTTGTGGGCTTTGACGGATACTTATTTACAAACTGCTTTGATTATGAGTATATGCTGGATTGGGAAGAAACTGAGTTCACCTTCGAAAAAACAACATGCATGGAGACTGATTATTCTAGAGCTTTAACTGATACTGATATTATACAcattcaagagaaaaaaattgaaacctTGATAAGAAACCAGTATTTAAAGGAGTATGAATTTTCACAAAAAGATTTCGaattttga
- the SSP1 gene encoding Ssp1p (similar to Saccharomyces cerevisiae SSP1 (YHR184W); ancestral locus Anc_5.54) produces MRRSGAYEDDPSQEKPTSSPSKQSKQKRPTKFRERMRKWLQSGKSNDHQEEEEVPKIFNRILYPQSDMTAFNNDDYGEGEDITNNFFLPSEDESGPFQSSLKTFLTGNNDENTESQPNQNPKQQSERPNSPYRQWPTQEIPLLKDLFITNKYDDPYLNSSTKFGNITSTFPSSLSLRTVTLQTIKRRIDCISAKKKEVWKTEEKFLKDILMWLQSSNFEDPDTISLIHEIEKIFEQDILFEQNISDCLREISNNFEFICMRETQLINEGNILKNDLKKYAKSREHKSEKHEDTEVLREKVISSQKSFDVVKRHYKHAIAITTRQLFMNLAFEYYENCSDMKDVSRRYLQESLSTLQNIDTLEFSEELERIRKRRFDKFWAKTNPDPTNNIQKFVNMRTGVAGFNDSLMNNLYEKLRFGVAPLEEELQSSRPELAGLQENVWNEVLSDYSSVENNPITSNKFLSAKEAEPDQLVRPSNQEEKEERDNYPSTANVQQESFHGKRKENLESNDSLVLRSAKRNININAASLRNLSTKKTQIKPESASEESKVLAAALDDAKQNLDENVWKSPI; encoded by the coding sequence ATGAGACGTTCTGGTGCATACGAGGATGATCCATCCCAGGAAAAACCCACATCATCACCTTCAAAACAGTCGAAGCAGAAAAGGCCAACAAAATTTAGGGAAAGGATGCGCAAATGGTTACAAAGTGGAAAAAGTAACGATCATcaggaggaagaagaagtccCTAAAATTTTTAACAGAATTCTTTACCCACAATCAGACATGACAGCCTTTAACAATGATGATTATGGAGAGGGTGAGGATATTacaaacaatttttttttgcccaGTGAAGATGAATCTGGTCCGTTTCAAAGCAGCCTTAAGACATTTTTAACTggaaataatgatgaaaatacaGAATCGCAACCCAATCAAAATCCAAAGCAGCAATCTGAACGCCCCAATTCGCCTTATCGACAATGGCCCACGCAAGAAATACCTTTATTGAAGGACCTTTTCATCACTAACAAATACGATGATCCCTATTTGAACTCTTCCACAAAATTTGGTAACATAACTTCAACCTTTCCTAGTAGTTTATCATTAAGGACTGTCACCTTACAAacgataaaaagaagaatcgATTGTATTTCTgctaaaaagaaagaggtctggaaaacagaagaaaaattcctGAAAGACATCTTAATGTGGCTACAGAGCTCGAATTTTGAGGATCCTGACACAATTTCATTAATCCATGAAATCGAAAAGATTTTTGAGCAAGATATCCTCTTCGAACAGAATATCTCAGACTGCTTGAGAGAAATTTCgaataattttgaatttatctGTATGAGAGAGACTCAGCTAATCAATGAGGGgaatatcttgaaaaatgatttgaaaaagtatgCAAAATCAAGAGAACataaaagtgaaaaacaTGAAGATACTGAGGTCCTAAGAGAAAAGGTAATATCTTCACAAAAATCATTTGATGTTGTAAAACGACACTACAAACATGCAATAGCAATTACAACAAGACAACTATTCATGAATTTGGCTTTTGAATACTATGAAAATTGTTCGGATATGAAAGATGTTTCAAGAAGATACTTACAGGAATCCTTGTCAACTTTACAAAATATTGACACCCTAGAATTCTCCGAAGAGTTAGAAAGAATtaggaaaagaaggtttGATAAGTTTTGGGCAAAAACTAATCCAGATCCGACAAACAACATTCAAAAGTTTGTTAATATGAGAACAGGGGTAGCAGGATTTAACGATTCATTAATGAATAATTTGTATGAAAAATTGCGTTTTGGCGTAGCGCCACTTGAGGAAGAACTGCAAAGTTCGCGACCTGAGCTCGCTGGTCTACAAGAAAATGTCTGGAACGAGGTCCTCTCGGATTACAGTTCAGTAGAAAACAATCCTATTACTTCAAATAAGTTCTTATCTGCTAAAGAAGCTGAACCAGATCAATTAGTAAGACCTTCtaatcaagaagaaaaggaagaaagggATAATTACCCCTCAACTGCAAATGTTCAACAGGAATCATTtcatggaaaaagaaaagaaaacctAGAATCCAATGATTCCTTAGTTTTAAGGAGCGCTAAgagaaatataaatatcAACGCAGCTAGTTTGAGAAATCTATCCACTAAAAAAACTCAAATAAAACCAGAATCTGCTAGTGAAGAAAGTAAAGTTCTTGCTGCGGCATTGGATGATGCAAAGCAAAATTTGGACGAAAACGTCTGGAAAAGCCCAATCTAA
- the GND1 gene encoding phosphogluconate dehydrogenase (decarboxylating) GND1 (similar to Saccharomyces cerevisiae GND2 (YGR256W) and GND1 (YHR183W); ancestral locus Anc_5.55), translating into MSADFGLIGLAVMGQNLILNAADHGFTVCAYNRTQSKVEHFLANEAKGKSIIGATSIEDFISKLKRPRKVMLLVKAGAPVDALINKIVPLLEKGDIIIDGGNSHFPDTNRRYEELKKHGILFVGSGVSGGEEGARYGPSLMPGGSEEAWPHIKNIFQSISAKSDGEPCCEWVGPAGAGHYVKMVHNGIEYGDMQLICEAYDIMKRLGGFTDKEISEVFTKWNKGVLDSFLVEITRDILKFDDVDGKPLVEKIMDTAGQKGTGKWTAINALDLGMPVTLIGEAVFARCLSALKSERIRASKVLPGPEVPKDLVKDRQQFVDDLEQALYASKIISYAQGFMLIREAAATYGWKLNNPAIALMWRGGCIIRSVFLAEITKAYKQEPDLENLLFNKFFADAVTKAQSGWRKSIALATTYGIPTPAFSTALSFYDGYRSERLPANLLQAQRDYFGAHTFRVLPECASDNLPVDKDIHVNWTGHGGNVSSSTYQA; encoded by the coding sequence ATGTCTGCTGATTTCGGTTTGATTGGTTTGGCCGTCATGGGTCAAAACTTGATCTTAAACGCTGCTGACCATGGGTTCACCGTTTGTGCTTACAACAGAACTCAATCAAAGGTTGAGCATTTCTTAGCCAACGAAGCCAAGGGCAAGTCTATTATCGGTGCTACCTCCATCGAAGACTTCATCTCTAAGTTGAAGAGACCTAGAAAGGTCATGCTTTTGGTTAAGGCCGGAGCTCCAGTTGACGCTTTGATCAATAAAATCGTTCCACTTCTAGAAAAGGGTGACATCATCATTGATGGTGGTAACTCTCATTTCCCAGACACTAACAGACGCTACGAGgaattgaagaagcatGGTATTCTTTTTGTCGGTTCCGGTGTCTCCGGTGGTGAAGAGGGTGCTCGTTACGGTCCTTCTTTGATGCCAGGTGGTTCCGAAGAAGCTTGGCCACACatcaaaaacattttcCAATCTATCTCTGCTAAGTCAGATGGTGAACCATGTTGTGAATGGGTTGGCCCAGCCGGTGCCGGTCACTACGTCAAGATGGTCCACAACGGTATCGAATACGGTGACATGCAATTGATTTGTGAAGCCTACGATATCATGAAGAGATTGGGTGGATTCACAGATAAGGAAATCAGCGAAGTCTTCACCAAATGGAACAAGGGTGTCTTGGACTCTTTCTTGGTTGAAATCACCAGGGATATTCTGAAGTTCGATGACGTCGACGGTAAGCCAttggttgaaaaaatcatggATACTGCTGGTCAAAAAGGTACCGGTAAGTGGACTGCCATCAACGCTTTGGACTTGGGTATGCCAGTCACCTTGATCGGTGAAGCTGTGTTTGCCCGTTGTCTATCTGCTTTAAAAAGTGAGAGAATCAGAGCTTCCAAAGTCCTACCAGGCCCAGAAGTTCCAAAGGACCTCGTCAAAGACAGACAACAATTTGTCGATGACTTGGAACAAGCTTTGTATGCTTCCAAGATTATCTCCTACGCTCAAGGTTTCATGTTGATTCGTGAAGCAGCCGCTACTTACGGCTGGAAACTAAACAACCCTGCCATTGCCCTGATGTGGAGAGGTGGTTGTATCATCAGATCTGTTTTCTTAGCTGAAATCACAAAGGCTTACAAACAGGAACCAGACTTGGAAAACCTGTTGTTCAACAAGTTCTTCGCTGATGCTGTCACCAAGGCCCAATCCGGTTGGAGAAAGTCCATTGCATTGGCTACCACCTACGGTATCCCAACCCCAGCCTTTTCCACCGCTTTATCATTCTACGATGGGTACAGATCTGAAAGACTACCAGCCAACTTACTCCAAGCTCAACGTGATTACTTCGGTGCTCACACTTTCAGAGTCTTACCAGAATGTGCTTCCGACAACTTGCCCGTAGATAAGGATATCCACGTCAACTGGACTGGTCACGGTGGTAATGTTTCTTCCTCCACATACCAAGCTTAA